AGATTCCCCTTGGTTTTTTCCTCTAACATGGCAATGAGATCAATAGTCTGTTTGGCCATGGGCAGATCTACTTCTTGTTTGCCGGTGGCAGGATCAGGATAGTCACCCAGGTGCAGGAGCGCCGAGGTGTTTAAAGAAAAAATAAAGGTGGAGAAGTTTATTTCCGGAAGCACCGTCTGGGTGGACTCCT
The Deltaproteobacteria bacterium DNA segment above includes these coding regions:
- a CDS encoding DUF1844 domain-containing protein, which gives rise to MLPEINFSTFIFSLNTSALLHLGDYPDPATGKQEVDLPMAKQTIDLIAMLEEKTKGNLTRDEENLIKHILYDLRLRYVQKTK